In Natronococcus sp. AD-5, the genomic window GCCTCGTACGCCGGTTGAATCGTCCGGGGGAGCAGTTCGGGGTCGAGTAGTACCTGTTCCGGTCGCGGGAAACCGAAAATTTCCTTCAACCCCTTGTACAGCCCCATTCCCGCCAACCAGACGCCGGCAACGACGGCGATGTCGTCCCGGTTGGACGTGTGAGCCCAGTAGAGCGTAACGAGGAGCAGCGACAGGAACCAGACGTCGCCCAGCTGGGTGAGCAGCGCGATGATAACGGCGAGCCACTCGGGAACGTGCTCCTGAATCGGTTCGAACTCGCCGATCCCTCGGGACATGCCGGACGTTCCGACCGCGGGCGAAAAAATGCCACTGGTTTCGCGATCGGTCCGCGCTCTCGGCGGACCGGATCGATCACGAGCGCCGCTCGAGTCGCATCGGCATCCCGCCTTCCGGATGAGCCGTCAGCGAACCCCGCAACTCGAGCGGCCCCTCGTCGATCCGTCGCGGCCTGAACTCGCGGGCGACGATCGCCGCGATGATCGGCGCCTCGAGCATCGTGAACCCCTTGCCGATACAGCTGCGCGGCCCCGCCCCGAACGGGAAGTAGGCGTAGGACGGGTGGGTCGGCTCGAGCCAGCGATCCGGGTCGAACCGCGTCGGGCGCTCGAAGGAGCGCGGATCGCGGTGGAGCACCCACTGGGAGAGCGCGACGAGCGAGCCCTCCGGCAGTCGGTACCCCGAGAACGTCACCGGCCGCTCGGCCTGCCGAAAGAGGACGTACACCGGCGGATAGAGCCGCATCGTCTCCCGGAGGACGTTGCGGAGCGTCGCGAGCCCGCGGACGTCGGCCGCGGTGAGCGACGCCGGCCCCTCGAGGTCGGCGAACAGCGCGTCGACCTCCTCGTGGACGCGGGTTTCGACGTCGGGGTGCTCCGAGAGCAGCGCCCACGCGTAGGTGAGCACCAGCGCCGTCGTGTCGTGGCCCGCGAGCAGCATCGTCAAGAGTTCGTCGCGGATCCCGGTCTCGTCGATTGCACCCCGCTCGCGGGCCCGCAAGAGCAACGCGAGCAGGTCCCTGTCGTCGGGTTCGACCCCGCGGGCTCGACGGCGGGTGACGAACAGATCGACGATGCGCTCGAGCTCGGCGATCG contains:
- a CDS encoding cytochrome P450, yielding MTSAIGPPGPRGVPVAGSLPRYARDPFGFLTDLRETYGDIAAFDLGPNRTYLLATPEAVERVLVAEEASFSKPEFQSDALGELLGEGLLLSEGDVWKQRQAIANPAFAPDRVANLAPTMVERAVAMVERWDDGDERDVEWEMTRTTLEIIVEAMFGIDLDPGRARQIRLLLEPVGAQFEPDPRRAVLPDWVPTPDRREFDRSIAELERIVDLFVTRRRARGVEPDDRDLLALLLRARERGAIDETGIRDELLTMLLAGHDTTALVLTYAWALLSEHPDVETRVHEEVDALFADLEGPASLTAADVRGLATLRNVLRETMRLYPPVYVLFRQAERPVTFSGYRLPEGSLVALSQWVLHRDPRSFERPTRFDPDRWLEPTHPSYAYFPFGAGPRSCIGKGFTMLEAPIIAAIVAREFRPRRIDEGPLELRGSLTAHPEGGMPMRLERRS